In one Rhodoligotrophos defluvii genomic region, the following are encoded:
- a CDS encoding tyrosine-type recombinase/integrase → MRKKLTPKTIEALPPAKGKRYEVWDELLPGFIVRVSSKGRKTWHLCARINKRRRRIKIGDYPILTLGEAREKARSIMRAAQLGRYVEKAETEDESGASTLGELVPQFIEFYAKPRNKDWKGSERILLKFSSLYSRPIDQIKRAEVVRVIDTILANGTPYRANRALAAIKKLFAWCLDRGTIEVNPTAALKLPTKEVARDRVLNDRELVVCWKAAEAEGFPFDKFTHMLILTGQRRGEVAGMRWSEIDFERAMWTIPAQRTKNGTQHTVPLAPHAVQILQAVPRFLNSDLVFTTSGKTPISGFGRHKARLDAEVGASDWRFHDIRRTVATNMAMMRVPPHVIEAILNHKTGIVSGVAAVYNRHAYLEEKREALEQWAGRIAELISKEASSRDASANSASLTNKGMVVSLPTGTS, encoded by the coding sequence ATGCGAAAGAAGCTGACACCCAAGACGATTGAGGCCCTGCCGCCCGCCAAGGGCAAGCGCTACGAAGTGTGGGACGAACTGCTGCCCGGCTTCATCGTCCGCGTTTCTTCGAAAGGCCGCAAAACCTGGCATCTGTGCGCCCGGATCAACAAGCGCCGCCGTCGCATAAAAATCGGGGACTATCCGATCTTGACCCTCGGCGAAGCACGCGAGAAGGCGCGGAGTATCATGCGCGCCGCACAGCTCGGGCGCTATGTCGAGAAGGCCGAGACGGAGGACGAGAGCGGTGCATCGACTCTTGGTGAACTGGTGCCGCAATTCATCGAGTTCTACGCCAAGCCGCGCAACAAGGACTGGAAGGGGAGTGAGCGCATCCTTCTCAAGTTCAGCAGCCTCTATTCGCGCCCCATCGACCAGATCAAGCGCGCCGAGGTGGTGCGCGTCATAGACACCATCCTCGCCAACGGCACGCCCTATCGCGCCAACCGGGCACTGGCGGCGATCAAGAAGCTGTTCGCCTGGTGTCTCGACCGGGGCACGATCGAGGTCAATCCGACCGCGGCCCTGAAACTGCCCACCAAGGAGGTGGCGCGTGACCGCGTTCTCAACGACCGCGAGCTGGTCGTATGCTGGAAGGCGGCCGAGGCCGAAGGCTTTCCTTTCGACAAGTTCACCCACATGCTCATCCTCACCGGGCAGCGTCGCGGCGAGGTCGCCGGTATGCGCTGGTCTGAGATCGACTTCGAGCGCGCCATGTGGACGATCCCGGCGCAGCGCACGAAGAACGGCACGCAGCACACCGTGCCCCTTGCGCCTCACGCCGTGCAAATTCTCCAGGCGGTGCCGCGCTTTCTGAATTCCGACCTCGTGTTCACCACCTCCGGTAAGACGCCGATCTCGGGCTTCGGCCGCCACAAGGCCCGGCTCGACGCGGAAGTTGGCGCATCCGACTGGCGCTTTCACGATATCCGACGCACCGTCGCCACGAACATGGCGATGATGCGCGTGCCGCCGCATGTCATCGAGGCTATATTGAACCACAAGACGGGTATCGTTTCCGGCGTTGCCGCCGTCTACAACCGACACGCCTATCTTGAAGAGAAGCGGGAAGCGCTGGAGCAGTGGGCCGGGCGGATTGCGGAACTGATTTCGAAAGAGGCTTCAAGCCGCGACGCATCCGCGAATTCAGCGTCCTTGACCAACAAGGGGATGGTGGTGTCGTTGCCTACGGGGACGAGCTGA
- a CDS encoding helix-turn-helix transcriptional regulator: MAERIVLSRDDLVELGIRVSNVSLLRWEAAGRFPRRIRMAGTRVAWIKAEVDAWLEARAEERSRHVYADF, translated from the coding sequence ATGGCCGAGCGAATTGTGCTGAGCCGCGACGACCTCGTGGAGTTGGGCATCCGCGTCAGCAATGTCAGCTTGCTCCGCTGGGAGGCTGCCGGGAGGTTCCCACGCCGTATCCGGATGGCTGGAACGAGAGTCGCCTGGATCAAGGCCGAGGTTGACGCCTGGCTCGAAGCCCGCGCCGAAGAGCGCAGCCGGCACGTCTACGCCGACTTCTGA
- a CDS encoding addiction module antidote protein — translation MLHDYDPADALKSTEAVEVFLNDAFDTMDAPHIAKALGVVARAKGMTKIARETGLAREQLYRSLSEEGNPTLETTLAVLKAIGFRIASRRK, via the coding sequence GTGCTTCACGACTATGATCCAGCCGACGCGCTGAAATCCACCGAGGCCGTTGAAGTGTTTCTCAACGACGCCTTCGATACGATGGACGCGCCTCATATCGCCAAGGCGCTAGGTGTCGTCGCACGCGCTAAGGGCATGACCAAGATCGCCCGAGAAACCGGCTTGGCACGCGAGCAGTTGTATAGGTCACTTAGCGAAGAAGGTAATCCAACGCTGGAAACCACCTTGGCGGTGCTGAAGGCGATCGGCTTCAGGATCGCGAGCAGGCGTAAATGA